DNA from Thermodesulfobacteriota bacterium:
GGCTACCGATCCTGATTGCTGTTGTAGTAGGCATGCTTATAGGTTTTGGCTTAGCCTTAATATTGAGAGTGATACAGGCTAAGACTGGAAAGGAACTAGCAGAAGAGCTCTATGCTGAAAGTGAGGGTCAACGACGGGAGAATTTGAATGCTGTTATCGAAAATATAAAGGCGAGCTTTGGAAGTTTGTCTCTGGATGCATTGTCAAAATCGACCGAAGAATTCTTAAAATTAGCCAGAGCCACATTGGCGCCTGAAAGGGAGACGACTGTTAAGGAGTTAGATGCAAAGAAAGGATTGATCGATCAGCAATTGCAACGTATGTCAAAGGAGCTTGAAAATGTTTCAACACTAATGAAGGATCTCGAGAAGGATCGGGTTGAGAAGTTTGGTGAGCTCGCCAGTCAGCTAAAAACAGCAAGTGAGCAGACTACTTCATTAATGAAAGTGACAACTACAATTCGTGAGGCGCTTGCCAGTTCGAAGGCGAGGGGCCAGTGGGGAGAGCGTATGGCGGAAGACGTGTTAAATCTGGCGGGCTTTATCGAAAATGTTAATTATTTAAAGCAAAAGTCCATAGAGGGTGGAGGATCAAGGCCTGATTTTACCTTCCTTTTGCCCCGGGACCTAAAACTTAATATGGATGTTAAATTTCCTTTAGATAACTACATAAAGTATTTAGAGGCAGTAACGGAGCCTGAAAAATTAAAGTTCAGGAGCGATTTTTTAAGGGATGTAAGAGGACGGATCAGGGAAGTGACGACCCGTGAATACATAGATCCTGAACAGAACACTGTAGACTGCGCGCTTTTGTTCATTCCCAATGAGCAGATTTATGCCTTCATCCACGAACAGGATAGCACGATATTTGATAATGCCTTAAAAAATAAGGTTGTACTCTGCTCCCCAATTAACTTCATCACAGTTTTAGCAGTCATCAGACAGGCTGTTGATAATTTTGCCCTTGAGAGAACGTCTGGTGAATTGCTATCTCTGTTTGGACGTTTCAAAAAACAGTGGGATCAATTCATTACCAAGTTTGAATCGCTGGGTACGAGAATCACTGACTTGCAGAGAGAATATGAAAATCTTATGACCACGAGAAAGCGACTACTTGAAAGCCCTCTGGATAAGATAGAAAGCGCCAGAATCAAACAAGGATTGCCGATTGCCCCTGAAGAGGGTCATGAGACATTGAAATTAATTAAAACTGAAGAAGATGAAAACTCCTAAATGCACTTGCCTTTCCCTAAGTTAATGTAGTGCCCGTTCCCCGAACGGGCATAAAAGTAGGGTTCACGCCGAGCGTCGGGTCGTGCCCCGAAGCGGGGTTAGAAAACCCCGCCTATCGACTGATAACCTGGCAAATAAACCCGATCACACTGAGCCTGTCGAAGTGTAATAAATGACTGGTGACAGACACGAATTAGTTTCAACCTCTATAATAATTACTATAAGTAATCAGTTCATGACCCCCCATTTATCAAAATAAGTGTCTGTTGTACTAGCTCAGTTACTTACAATTTCCTAGAAAAAAACAAACATGTATTCAGCCAGTTAAGTCTCATGTCAAGGCCTGACACGTCCAGTTCTGTTTTTTTTAACGTCTTCGTTTCTGATTTTCTTAACGCAATTTTTGGAAGGCC
Protein-coding regions in this window:
- the rmuC gene encoding DNA recombination protein RmuC; this translates as MLDVTNLSADIINWLPILIAVVVGMLIGFGLALILRVIQAKTGKELAEELYAESEGQRRENLNAVIENIKASFGSLSLDALSKSTEEFLKLARATLAPERETTVKELDAKKGLIDQQLQRMSKELENVSTLMKDLEKDRVEKFGELASQLKTASEQTTSLMKVTTTIREALASSKARGQWGERMAEDVLNLAGFIENVNYLKQKSIEGGGSRPDFTFLLPRDLKLNMDVKFPLDNYIKYLEAVTEPEKLKFRSDFLRDVRGRIREVTTREYIDPEQNTVDCALLFIPNEQIYAFIHEQDSTIFDNALKNKVVLCSPINFITVLAVIRQAVDNFALERTSGELLSLFGRFKKQWDQFITKFESLGTRITDLQREYENLMTTRKRLLESPLDKIESARIKQGLPIAPEEGHETLKLIKTEEDENS